A genomic window from Streptomyces sp. WMMC940 includes:
- a CDS encoding serine/threonine-protein kinase, with amino-acid sequence MARNIGSRYTAHQILGRGSAGTVWLGEGPEGPVAVKLLREDLASDQELVGRFVRERTALLGLDHPRVVGVRDLVVDGNDLALVMDLVRGTDLRTRLDRERRLAPAAAVAIVADVAEALAAAHAAGVVHRDVKPENILLDMEGRLGPGGAHPALLTDFGVAKLIDTPRRTRATKIIGTPDYLAPEIVEGLPPRAAVDIYALATVLYELLAGFTPFGGGHPGAVLRRHVTETVVPLPGIPDELWRLIVQCLAKAPASRLRASELATRLHDLLPLLAGMPPLDVDEPDAEPAEPYENAEYAAQPAEPRRRGAVPLVRGSATDSNRDTHTSMRVPGPDELAGGARGTARAPRTPGQRRPGSARHKADAVRRRRITLGVAGLVLAAAAGVGGWLATSGDDASAPPEDSKQSAPTLP; translated from the coding sequence TTGGCACGGAATATCGGCAGCCGGTACACGGCCCATCAGATCCTGGGCCGGGGCAGTGCGGGCACGGTGTGGCTCGGCGAGGGACCCGAGGGCCCCGTCGCCGTCAAGCTGTTGCGCGAGGACCTCGCCTCCGACCAGGAGCTGGTCGGGCGTTTCGTCAGGGAGCGCACGGCACTCCTGGGACTCGACCACCCCCGCGTCGTCGGCGTGCGCGACCTCGTCGTGGACGGCAACGACCTGGCCCTCGTCATGGACCTGGTCCGGGGCACCGACCTGAGGACCAGGCTCGACCGGGAGCGCCGGCTCGCCCCGGCGGCCGCCGTCGCGATCGTCGCGGACGTCGCCGAGGCGCTGGCCGCCGCCCATGCCGCCGGCGTGGTCCACCGCGACGTCAAGCCGGAGAACATCCTGCTGGACATGGAGGGCCGGCTCGGTCCCGGCGGAGCCCACCCCGCCCTGCTCACCGACTTCGGCGTCGCCAAGCTGATCGACACACCGCGCCGCACCAGGGCCACCAAGATCATCGGTACGCCGGACTACCTCGCACCGGAGATCGTCGAGGGCCTTCCGCCACGTGCCGCCGTGGACATCTACGCCCTCGCGACCGTGCTGTACGAGCTGCTCGCCGGCTTCACCCCGTTCGGCGGCGGGCACCCGGGCGCCGTGCTGCGCCGCCACGTCACGGAGACCGTCGTCCCGCTCCCCGGCATTCCGGACGAGCTGTGGCGGCTGATCGTCCAGTGCCTGGCCAAGGCGCCCGCCTCCCGGCTGCGCGCCTCCGAGCTGGCGACGCGGCTGCACGACCTGCTGCCGCTGCTCGCGGGGATGCCCCCGCTCGACGTGGACGAGCCGGACGCCGAGCCCGCGGAACCGTACGAGAACGCCGAGTACGCGGCGCAGCCGGCCGAACCGCGGCGCCGCGGGGCCGTTCCGCTGGTCCGCGGCTCGGCCACCGACTCCAACCGGGACACCCACACCTCCATGCGCGTCCCCGGACCCGACGAGCTGGCGGGGGGTGCCCGCGGCACGGCGCGCGCCCCGCGTACTCCCGGCCAGCGCCGCCCCGGCTCCGCCCGGCACAAGGCGGACGCCGTCCGCAGACGCCGGATCACACTGGGCGTGGCCGGCCTGGTGCTGGCCGCGGCGGCCG